Proteins found in one Pseudomonadota bacterium genomic segment:
- a CDS encoding Gfo/Idh/MocA family oxidoreductase: MLNAAIVGLGRWGQTLVASAQGKSEKLRFVAGVTGTLAKAEAFAKTHGIPLGKDYGAVLKDPKIQGVVLATPHSLHARQVAEAAAAGKHVFVEKPFTLTKATAEQAAAACAKAKVVLAIGHNRRFLPAMARLKQAIADGQLGTLQHVEATFAAPGGFRYQPGTWRADPDESPAGGMAGLGIHVIDAMIDMFGRITAVCVNSLKRSVATDLDDTTSMLLWFENGMSGYLGTLMATAPIWRLQVFGAKQWIEMRGQRRLVVGHLEGERDQIEFPVVDIERAELEAFADAATGGAPYPVTHEQAIHGIAVFEAIAKGARAPETIRVA, translated from the coding sequence ATGTTGAACGCCGCGATTGTCGGTCTCGGCCGCTGGGGGCAGACGCTGGTCGCCTCGGCACAAGGAAAGAGCGAGAAGCTTCGCTTCGTCGCCGGCGTCACCGGGACGCTGGCCAAGGCCGAGGCCTTCGCCAAGACGCACGGCATTCCGCTCGGCAAGGACTATGGAGCCGTGCTCAAGGACCCGAAGATACAGGGGGTGGTCCTGGCCACGCCACACAGCCTGCACGCCCGCCAAGTGGCGGAGGCGGCTGCGGCCGGCAAGCATGTGTTCGTCGAGAAGCCGTTCACCCTGACCAAGGCCACGGCCGAGCAGGCAGCGGCGGCCTGCGCCAAAGCCAAGGTGGTGCTGGCGATCGGCCACAATCGCCGCTTCCTGCCGGCGATGGCGCGGCTTAAACAGGCGATCGCCGACGGCCAGCTCGGCACATTGCAGCACGTCGAGGCGACCTTCGCCGCGCCCGGCGGCTTCCGCTACCAGCCGGGCACCTGGCGCGCCGATCCCGATGAAAGCCCGGCCGGCGGCATGGCCGGCCTCGGCATTCACGTGATCGATGCGATGATCGACATGTTCGGCCGCATCACGGCGGTGTGCGTCAACAGCTTAAAGCGGTCGGTCGCTACCGATCTCGACGACACCACCTCGATGCTGCTGTGGTTCGAGAACGGCATGTCGGGCTATCTCGGCACTCTGATGGCGACGGCGCCGATCTGGCGCCTGCAGGTGTTCGGCGCCAAGCAGTGGATCGAAATGCGCGGGCAGCGTCGCCTCGTCGTCGGTCATCTCGAAGGCGAGCGCGACCAGATCGAGTTTCCGGTAGTCGACATCGAGCGCGCCGAGCTCGAGGCCTTCGCCGACGCGGCGACCGGCGGCGCGCCTTACCCGGTCACGCACGAGCAGGCGATCCACGGCATCGCCGTGTTCGAGGCGATCGCCAAGGGCGCGCGCGCGCCGGAGACGATCAGGGTCGCGTAA